One region of Skermanella mucosa genomic DNA includes:
- a CDS encoding terminase small subunit: MSDIAADLELDQDLDLAPDLPLPHRQEAFARHVASGRSLAAAARLSGYAWDGARQAGSRLMRDARVAARVAELIDAEESRRREETDELVGMLKRVMLDALEKQNHFAVLRAVDRIARFRDLMPGSRKPLAAFDDDDVPAAPPEPEPELPPEPAPPPEEMNYDHEDSQSAVAVARRMLRCMSYLEDHHPEIACRLSRASQALPYFDRKGRLLPRRQWPPLPAATG, from the coding sequence ATGTCCGATATCGCCGCAGACCTTGAGCTGGACCAGGACCTGGATCTGGCCCCGGACCTGCCCCTGCCCCACCGCCAGGAAGCCTTCGCCCGCCACGTCGCCTCCGGCCGGAGCCTGGCGGCGGCTGCCCGGCTTTCCGGCTATGCCTGGGACGGTGCCCGCCAAGCCGGGTCGCGGCTGATGCGGGATGCCCGCGTCGCGGCGCGCGTGGCGGAGCTGATCGACGCCGAGGAGTCCCGCCGGCGCGAGGAAACGGACGAACTTGTCGGCATGCTCAAGCGGGTGATGCTGGACGCCCTGGAGAAGCAGAACCATTTCGCCGTGCTGCGGGCCGTCGATCGGATCGCCCGGTTCCGCGACCTCATGCCCGGTTCCCGCAAGCCCCTCGCCGCCTTCGACGACGACGACGTTCCCGCGGCGCCGCCGGAGCCGGAACCCGAGCTGCCGCCCGAGCCGGCCCCGCCGCCCGAGGAGATGAATTACGACCACGAGGACAGCCAGTCGGCCGTCGCCGTGGCGCGCCGGATGCTACGCTGCATGTCCTACCTGGAGGACCACCACCCGGAGATCGCCTGCCGGCTCTCCCGGGCCAGCCAGGCCCTGCCGTACTTCGACCGCAAAGGCCGGCTGCTCCCGCGCCGCCAGTGGCCGCCGCTTCCCGCCGCGACGGGATGA
- a CDS encoding DMT family transporter, translating into MGDRSPLRLAYVLLLFAPLLMSSNMLAARWVEGSVPPVALAFGRWLLTALLLLPFTAGGLWRHRSAVAAEWPTLLLLGALGMGVCGPPVYLAGVTTTATNIGLIYSTTPILIVVFGRIFWGERVSVRQAAGIALCLAGVLAIVTRGDPGTLASLSFTAGDLWTVLATLGWALYSVLLKHRPSRLDLTVRFTAITLGGVLVLVPFLGIEAALGERALFDARTVGIWVFLALVPGIGAYLLYGKLVAMVGPSRTGLLMYLVPVYIAGLAWLLLGEQPRPYHLAGIALILPGIYLGTAAPAPSPAPQGAGR; encoded by the coding sequence ATGGGGGATCGTTCGCCGCTGCGGCTGGCCTATGTCCTGCTGCTGTTCGCGCCGCTGCTGATGTCGAGCAACATGCTCGCGGCCCGCTGGGTGGAGGGGAGCGTTCCGCCGGTGGCGCTCGCCTTCGGGCGGTGGCTGCTGACGGCGCTGCTGCTGCTTCCCTTCACGGCGGGCGGGCTGTGGCGCCACCGGTCGGCGGTGGCGGCGGAATGGCCGACGCTGCTGCTGCTGGGGGCGCTGGGCATGGGGGTCTGCGGGCCGCCGGTCTATCTGGCCGGGGTAACCACCACGGCGACCAATATCGGCCTGATCTATTCGACCACGCCGATCCTGATCGTGGTGTTCGGCCGGATCTTCTGGGGCGAGCGGGTATCGGTCCGGCAGGCGGCCGGCATCGCGCTGTGCCTCGCCGGGGTGCTGGCGATCGTCACGCGCGGCGATCCGGGAACGCTGGCGAGCCTGTCCTTCACCGCAGGCGACCTCTGGACCGTGCTGGCGACCCTGGGATGGGCGCTCTATTCGGTGCTGCTCAAGCACCGGCCGTCGCGCCTGGACCTGACGGTCAGGTTCACCGCGATCACGCTGGGCGGGGTGCTGGTGCTGGTGCCGTTCCTGGGGATCGAGGCGGCGCTGGGCGAGCGGGCGCTGTTCGACGCGCGGACCGTCGGCATCTGGGTCTTCCTGGCGCTGGTGCCGGGCATCGGCGCCTATCTGCTCTACGGCAAGCTGGTGGCGATGGTCGGGCCGAGCCGGACCGGGCTGCTGATGTACCTGGTCCCGGTCTATATCGCGGGGCTGGCCTGGCTGCTGCTGGGAGAGCAGCCCCGGCCGTACCATCTCGCCGGGATCGCGCTGATCCTGCCGGGAATCTACCTGGGGACCGCCGCGCCCGCCCCTTCCCCCGCCCCCCAAGGCGCCGGCAGGTGA
- a CDS encoding cytochrome P450, translating to MPDIPRDKAPDSTLSLLKEGYLFIPNRCRRHGSDIFATRLMLRPAVCMSGPEAAREFYRPGRFTRKRAIPRPTLMLLQDKGSVQTLDGTAHHDRKRMFMSLMTPDAVKRMGDSLEAAWRARLPAWEAMDRVVLHDEVQGVLCRAVCDWAGVPLDGSELPERTREFGAMVDGAGAVGPRNWRGLMLRRRTEAWARDLVERVRSGDLPVTQGTVLDVVARFRGGDGGRLPPDVAAVELLNILRPTVAVHRFVTFAALALHQYPETRGQAAVDDRYLEMFVQEVRRFYPFFPLVGGRVMEPFEWRGHRFGPGDWVLLDLYGTNHDARTWKDPGRFDPERFVGWDGGPFNFIPQGGGSFELDHRCAGEWITIELIKRAVRMLTAAMRYDVPRQDLEVPLSRMPTMPNSGFVITGIKAAA from the coding sequence ATGCCGGACATTCCCCGCGACAAGGCCCCGGACAGCACGTTGTCCCTGCTGAAGGAAGGCTATCTGTTCATCCCCAACCGGTGCCGGCGCCACGGGTCGGACATCTTCGCGACCCGCCTGATGCTCCGCCCGGCCGTCTGCATGAGCGGTCCGGAGGCGGCGCGGGAGTTCTATCGTCCGGGCCGTTTCACCCGGAAGCGGGCCATCCCCAGGCCGACGCTGATGCTGCTCCAGGACAAGGGCAGCGTCCAGACGCTGGACGGCACGGCCCACCACGACCGCAAGCGCATGTTCATGTCGCTGATGACGCCCGACGCGGTCAAGCGGATGGGCGACTCGCTGGAGGCGGCGTGGCGCGCCCGGCTGCCCGCCTGGGAAGCCATGGACCGGGTCGTGCTCCATGACGAGGTCCAGGGCGTGCTGTGCCGGGCGGTCTGCGATTGGGCCGGCGTGCCGCTGGACGGTTCCGAACTCCCGGAGCGGACGCGCGAATTCGGCGCCATGGTAGACGGCGCCGGCGCCGTGGGTCCGCGCAACTGGCGGGGCCTGATGCTGCGCCGCCGGACGGAGGCATGGGCGCGGGACCTGGTCGAGCGGGTCCGGAGCGGCGACCTGCCGGTGACCCAGGGAACCGTGCTGGACGTCGTCGCCCGGTTCCGGGGCGGGGACGGCGGCCGGCTCCCACCGGACGTGGCGGCGGTGGAGTTGCTCAACATCCTGCGGCCGACGGTCGCCGTCCACCGCTTCGTCACCTTCGCGGCCCTGGCGCTTCACCAGTATCCCGAAACGCGCGGCCAGGCCGCCGTCGACGACCGTTACCTGGAGATGTTCGTCCAGGAGGTGCGCCGCTTCTATCCCTTCTTCCCCCTGGTCGGCGGCCGGGTGATGGAGCCTTTCGAGTGGCGCGGGCACCGTTTCGGGCCGGGCGACTGGGTGCTGCTCGACCTGTACGGCACCAACCACGACGCCCGGACCTGGAAGGACCCCGGCCGGTTCGATCCCGAGCGGTTCGTCGGCTGGGACGGCGGCCCATTCAACTTCATCCCCCAGGGCGGCGGCAGCTTCGAGCTCGACCACCGCTGCGCGGGGGAGTGGATCACGATCGAGCTGATCAAGCGGGCGGTGCGGATGCTCACCGCGGCGATGCGCTACGACGTGCCGCGCCAGGACCTGGAGGTGCCGCTGTCGCGCATGCCCACCATGCCTAACAGCGGCTTCGTGATCACCGGCATCAAGGCGGCGGCCTGA
- a CDS encoding penicillin acylase family protein, which yields MRRLRRTVLAILAIVVAVPLLGVPAAWLWLRSGLPDLEGTVALPGLVSTVEIARDANAVPHIFAQTQEDAYFALGYVHAQDRLWQMDLNRRIGAGRLSELIGAGGLRYDKLMRTLGFYRDAEASVRALAPEVRLALESYAAGVNAWLDDRSGPLPIEFQVLRYAPEPWRPADSIVWGKLMALQLSGNYTEELLRARMMQRLPPERIRDLYPDYPPSAPVTLTAGLPDLDFGRLAAALPPPLGPATASNEWVVAGGRTGTGLPVLANDPHLQLGAPILWYLARIEAPGFSVTGATVPGVPFHLLGRNDRISWGFTTTGGDVQDLFVERLDPADPSRYLTPDGPEPFIRREETIRVKDAPDEMLTVRTTRHGPVLSDIDPEALGAAPEGHVVALAFTGLSDRDTTPEALYRLARAPDWEGFKAALRHFQAPLQNIVYADIQGNIGFYTPGLVPIRRKGDGSLPVPGWTDEYGWTGAVPFDRMPQSFNPPAGRIVNANNRIVGPDYPHFLTNRWEDWYRAARIEQVLASGQRHDVDAAEALLMDNVSVAALELLPEMLRIEPSSPQARTALDLLRAWDGTLTRDRPEPLIFEWWLRDLHRALYADELGELFGDVRSSSPRLVIHMLRAAPRWCDDVGTPDRTETCPDILAAALDRTLAELAERHGDDPAAWRWGLEHRAPLGHQVLGRVPVLGDLFDIGIETDGGNQTVNRGGSAIRNDETPFAHIHGAGYRAVYDMSDPQNSRFMIATGQSGNPLSPHYGDLVERWRDGEHFTIGGSLDAIAADGLGRLTLVPPP from the coding sequence ATGCGGCGGTTACGGCGGACGGTCCTGGCAATCCTGGCGATCGTCGTCGCCGTCCCGCTGCTCGGCGTTCCGGCGGCCTGGCTGTGGCTCCGCTCCGGCCTGCCCGACCTGGAAGGCACCGTGGCGCTGCCCGGCCTCGTGTCGACGGTGGAGATCGCGCGCGACGCCAACGCGGTCCCCCACATCTTCGCGCAGACCCAGGAGGACGCCTATTTCGCCCTGGGCTACGTCCATGCCCAGGACCGGCTGTGGCAGATGGACCTGAACCGCCGGATCGGCGCCGGCCGGCTGTCCGAACTGATCGGGGCCGGCGGCCTGCGCTATGACAAGCTGATGCGGACCCTGGGATTCTACCGCGACGCCGAGGCCAGCGTCCGTGCCCTGGCGCCGGAGGTGCGGCTGGCGCTGGAATCCTACGCCGCCGGGGTCAACGCCTGGCTCGACGACCGGAGCGGCCCCCTCCCGATCGAGTTCCAGGTCCTCCGCTACGCGCCGGAACCCTGGCGCCCGGCCGACAGCATCGTCTGGGGCAAGCTGATGGCGCTCCAGCTCAGCGGCAACTACACCGAGGAACTGCTGCGCGCCCGGATGATGCAGCGCCTGCCGCCCGAGCGCATCCGCGACCTGTATCCCGACTATCCCCCCTCGGCCCCGGTCACCCTGACCGCCGGCCTGCCCGACCTGGACTTCGGCCGGCTGGCCGCCGCCCTGCCGCCGCCGCTCGGCCCGGCGACCGCGTCGAACGAATGGGTGGTCGCGGGCGGGCGGACCGGCACCGGCCTGCCCGTCCTGGCCAACGACCCTCACCTCCAGCTCGGCGCCCCGATCCTCTGGTACCTGGCCCGGATCGAGGCGCCCGGCTTCTCGGTCACCGGCGCCACGGTGCCCGGCGTGCCGTTCCACCTGCTCGGCCGCAACGACCGCATCTCCTGGGGCTTCACCACCACCGGCGGCGACGTCCAGGATCTCTTCGTCGAACGGCTCGACCCCGCCGATCCTTCGCGGTACCTGACGCCCGACGGCCCCGAACCCTTCATCCGGCGCGAGGAGACCATCCGGGTCAAGGACGCGCCGGACGAGATGCTGACCGTCCGCACCACCCGGCACGGCCCCGTGCTGTCCGACATCGACCCGGAAGCCCTCGGCGCCGCTCCCGAGGGCCATGTCGTCGCCCTGGCCTTCACCGGCCTCAGCGACCGCGACACGACGCCGGAAGCGCTCTACCGCCTCGCCCGCGCGCCCGACTGGGAGGGCTTCAAGGCGGCGCTCCGGCACTTCCAGGCGCCGCTCCAGAACATCGTCTACGCCGACATCCAGGGCAATATCGGCTTCTACACCCCCGGACTGGTGCCGATCCGCCGCAAGGGCGACGGCAGCCTGCCGGTGCCCGGCTGGACCGACGAGTATGGCTGGACCGGCGCCGTCCCGTTCGATCGGATGCCGCAGTCGTTCAACCCGCCGGCCGGGCGGATCGTCAACGCCAACAACCGCATCGTCGGCCCGGATTATCCGCATTTCCTGACCAACCGCTGGGAAGACTGGTACCGCGCCGCCCGGATCGAGCAGGTCCTCGCCTCGGGCCAACGCCACGACGTGGACGCGGCGGAAGCCCTGCTGATGGACAACGTCTCCGTCGCGGCGCTGGAGCTCCTGCCGGAGATGCTGCGGATCGAACCTTCCTCGCCCCAGGCCCGGACCGCGCTCGATCTGCTGCGCGCCTGGGACGGCACCCTGACCCGCGACCGGCCCGAGCCGCTGATCTTCGAATGGTGGCTGCGCGACCTGCACCGGGCGCTCTACGCCGACGAGCTGGGCGAGCTGTTCGGCGACGTCCGGTCCTCCTCGCCCCGGCTGGTCATCCACATGCTCCGCGCCGCGCCGCGCTGGTGCGACGACGTCGGCACCCCTGACAGGACGGAGACCTGCCCCGACATCCTGGCCGCCGCCCTCGACCGGACCCTGGCGGAACTGGCCGAACGCCACGGCGACGACCCCGCCGCGTGGCGCTGGGGCCTGGAGCACCGGGCGCCGCTCGGCCACCAGGTGCTCGGCCGGGTCCCGGTGCTGGGGGACCTGTTCGACATCGGGATCGAGACCGACGGCGGCAACCAGACCGTCAATCGCGGCGGCAGCGCGATCCGCAACGACGAAACGCCGTTCGCCCACATCCACGGCGCCGGCTATCGGGCGGTCTACGACATGTCCGACCCGCAGAACTCCCGCTTCATGATCGCCACCGGGCAGTCGGGCAATCCGCTGTCGCCCCATTACGGCGACCTGGTGGAACGCTGGCGCGACGGGGAGCATTTCACCATCGGCGGTTCGCTGGACGCGATCGCGGCCGACGGCCTCGGCCGCCTGACCCTCGTCCCCCCGCCCTGA
- a CDS encoding DUF2934 domain-containing protein: protein MDTDDREERVRQRAHEIWMREGRPEGRRDRHWQEAKDEIEVEEGGSLSAVGEEDPEPIAVPSFPARDAGNRRG, encoded by the coding sequence ATGGACACCGATGACCGCGAGGAGCGGGTGCGGCAGCGCGCCCACGAGATCTGGATGCGCGAGGGTCGCCCGGAGGGCCGGCGGGACCGGCACTGGCAGGAGGCGAAGGACGAGATCGAGGTGGAGGAGGGCGGCTCCCTCTCCGCCGTCGGCGAGGAGGACCCGGAGCCGATCGCGGTCCCTAGTTTTCCGGCCCGAGACGCTGGAAATCGTCGCGGATGA
- a CDS encoding HD domain-containing protein, producing MDTHDPAPTPVPFAHSLPNPDERHWEPLATHLNEAGNLAAGFAAPIGFRQVARAMGVLHDAGTWQRGQRGKGVRVFYRNS from the coding sequence ATGGACACACATGATCCCGCTCCCACTCCGGTTCCCTTCGCCCACTCCCTGCCCAACCCGGACGAACGCCACTGGGAACCGCTGGCGACGCACCTGAACGAAGCCGGCAACCTGGCCGCCGGCTTCGCGGCGCCGATCGGCTTCAGGCAGGTGGCGCGGGCCATGGGCGTCCTGCACGACGCCGGCACGTGGCAAAGGGGTCAGCGTGGCAAAGGGGTCAGAGTGTTTTACCGGAACTCCTGA
- a CDS encoding threonine ammonia-lyase, giving the protein MPIALDDIRRAAAILAGELPVTPTVAARRLSEQTGTRLFLKLESLHHTGSFKERGALAKLRSLDEAAARQGVIAMSAGNHAQGVAYHATRLGIPATIVMPAQTPFTKVERTEAYGARVLLHGETLSDAEAFAHGIAARDGLTFVHPYDDPLIIAGQGTVALEMLDAVPDLDILVVPIGGGGLIAGIATAAKALKPGIEVIGVEAELYPSMKQTLAGEPVTCSGATIAEGIAVKAPGQLTRAIVRDLVDDIVLVGEECLERAIYTLITEQKLVVEGAGAAGVAALLDDPARFRGRTVGTVICGGNIDARVLASILMRGLVRQRRVVRLRIGLSDAPGALAKVAQFLGDAGGNIVEVYHQRLFHNVPVKMADIDVVLETRDPAHVDAIIAKLREAGYPAELMDDVS; this is encoded by the coding sequence ATGCCCATCGCCCTCGACGACATCCGACGCGCGGCGGCGATCCTGGCCGGCGAGCTTCCGGTCACGCCGACCGTCGCGGCCCGGCGCCTGTCGGAGCAGACCGGCACCCGCCTGTTCCTGAAGCTGGAAAGCCTGCACCACACCGGCTCCTTCAAGGAGCGCGGCGCCCTGGCCAAGCTGCGCAGCCTGGACGAGGCCGCGGCGCGCCAGGGCGTCATCGCCATGTCGGCCGGCAACCATGCCCAGGGCGTTGCCTATCACGCGACCCGGCTGGGCATCCCCGCCACCATCGTGATGCCGGCGCAGACGCCCTTCACCAAGGTCGAGCGGACGGAGGCCTACGGCGCCCGCGTCCTGCTACACGGCGAGACCCTCAGCGATGCCGAGGCCTTCGCCCACGGCATCGCCGCCCGCGACGGCCTGACCTTCGTGCATCCCTACGACGACCCGCTGATCATCGCCGGCCAGGGCACCGTTGCGCTGGAGATGCTGGACGCCGTTCCCGATCTCGACATCCTCGTCGTGCCGATCGGCGGCGGCGGCCTGATCGCCGGCATCGCCACGGCCGCCAAGGCGCTGAAGCCCGGCATCGAGGTGATCGGCGTCGAGGCCGAACTGTATCCCTCCATGAAGCAGACCCTGGCGGGGGAACCCGTCACCTGCTCCGGCGCCACCATCGCGGAGGGCATCGCCGTCAAGGCGCCCGGCCAGCTCACCCGCGCCATCGTCCGCGACCTGGTCGACGACATCGTCCTGGTCGGCGAGGAATGCCTGGAACGGGCGATCTACACCCTGATCACCGAACAGAAGCTGGTGGTCGAGGGAGCCGGCGCCGCCGGCGTCGCGGCCCTGCTCGACGATCCCGCCCGGTTCAGGGGCCGGACTGTCGGCACCGTGATCTGCGGCGGCAACATCGACGCCCGCGTGCTCGCCTCGATCCTGATGCGCGGGCTGGTGCGCCAGCGCCGGGTCGTGAGGCTGCGCATCGGCCTCAGCGACGCGCCCGGCGCGCTCGCCAAGGTGGCCCAGTTCCTGGGCGACGCCGGGGGCAACATCGTGGAGGTCTACCACCAGCGCCTGTTCCACAACGTGCCGGTCAAGATGGCCGACATCGACGTGGTGCTGGAAACCCGAGACCCCGCCCATGTCGACGCCATCATCGCGAAACTGCGCGAGGCGGGTTATCCCGCGGAGCTGATGGACGACGTGTCGTGA
- a CDS encoding beta/gamma crystallin family protein yields the protein MTGSSSGQIKVYRDFNMQGQSLVINDACPDLRPTGLNDQISSFVVVSGAWIFYQDINYQSQVGRIYGPGSYPNVAQAGLPNDQISSLRCVNQITVYQDFNMQGKSLSITDACPDLRPTGLNDQISSFVVVSGTWTFYQDINYQTRVGRTYGPGVYPNVAQAGLPNDQISSLKSSV from the coding sequence ATGACCGGCTCTTCCAGCGGACAGATAAAGGTCTATCGGGATTTCAATATGCAGGGCCAATCCCTGGTGATCAACGATGCATGCCCGGATCTGCGTCCCACCGGCCTGAACGACCAGATCTCCAGCTTCGTCGTGGTTTCCGGTGCCTGGATCTTCTACCAGGACATCAACTATCAGTCCCAGGTCGGAAGGATCTACGGTCCCGGATCCTACCCGAACGTCGCCCAGGCCGGCCTGCCGAACGATCAGATCTCGTCCCTGAGATGCGTCAACCAGATCACGGTCTATCAAGACTTCAACATGCAGGGCAAATCCCTGTCGATCACCGATGCATGCCCGGATCTGCGTCCCACCGGCCTGAACGACCAGATCTCCAGCTTCGTCGTGGTTTCGGGAACCTGGACCTTCTACCAGGACATCAACTATCAAACCCGGGTCGGACGGACCTATGGTCCCGGCGTCTATCCGAACGTCGCCCAGGCCGGCCTGCCGAACGACCAGATCTCGTCCCTGAAGTCGTCCGTGTGA
- a CDS encoding Crp/Fnr family transcriptional regulator: MESRNYILKLLTPDEEALVRPHLEAVPLPHKLTVVHPDEVITHVFFIERGCASLINILPDGSAVEVGTIGNEGMVGTPVLMESDRMPMQCDIQIPGDGWRMPAQALRTALRRSDTLRAKLLRFAQGHFNQVGQTAACNRLHTIDERCARWLLMTRDRVGDDFPLTQEYLAIMLGVRRAGVTVTANLLQKAGFIRYTRGHITILDPAGLEDVACDCYRIIRDDFQRLGPEN; the protein is encoded by the coding sequence GTGGAAAGCCGCAACTACATCCTGAAGCTTCTCACGCCGGACGAGGAGGCGCTGGTCCGGCCTCATCTCGAAGCCGTCCCCCTTCCGCACAAGCTGACCGTCGTCCATCCCGACGAAGTGATCACCCACGTCTTCTTCATCGAGCGGGGATGCGCGTCGCTGATCAACATCCTGCCGGACGGCAGCGCGGTCGAGGTGGGAACGATCGGCAACGAGGGGATGGTCGGCACGCCCGTCCTGATGGAATCCGACAGGATGCCCATGCAATGCGACATCCAGATCCCGGGCGACGGCTGGCGGATGCCGGCGCAGGCGCTGAGGACGGCGCTCCGCCGCAGCGACACGCTCCGCGCCAAGCTCCTGCGTTTCGCCCAGGGGCACTTCAACCAGGTGGGCCAGACCGCGGCCTGCAACCGTCTCCACACCATCGACGAGCGGTGCGCCCGCTGGCTGCTGATGACCCGCGACCGGGTCGGCGACGATTTCCCGCTGACGCAGGAATACCTCGCCATCATGCTCGGCGTGCGGCGGGCCGGCGTGACCGTCACCGCGAACCTTCTGCAGAAGGCGGGCTTCATCCGCTATACGCGCGGGCACATCACGATACTCGACCCGGCCGGGCTGGAGGACGTCGCCTGCGACTGCTACCGGATCATCCGCGACGATTTCCAGCGTCTCGGGCCGGAAAACTAG
- a CDS encoding flavin reductase family protein → MSFDRRAFRNALGCFATGITVVTTVSDAGETFGLTANSFSSVSLDPPLVLFCLGRSSNALDVFTTSGRFAVNVLSETQRDLSVRFSTAIGDRWDGVEWEAWETGSPILKGCLASLDCTTESVHDGGDHVILVGRVKRLSSLPDGKPLLYYKGDYARLEE, encoded by the coding sequence ATGAGTTTCGACCGGCGGGCGTTCCGCAACGCCCTTGGATGCTTCGCCACCGGCATCACCGTGGTCACCACGGTGAGCGACGCCGGGGAGACGTTCGGGCTGACCGCCAACTCCTTCAGCTCGGTGTCCCTGGACCCGCCCCTGGTGCTGTTCTGCCTGGGCCGCTCGTCCAACGCCCTGGACGTCTTCACCACCTCCGGCCGGTTCGCCGTCAACGTGCTGTCCGAGACCCAGCGCGACCTTTCCGTCCGCTTCTCCACCGCGATCGGCGACCGCTGGGACGGCGTCGAGTGGGAGGCGTGGGAGACCGGCTCCCCCATCCTGAAAGGCTGCCTCGCCTCCCTCGACTGCACCACCGAATCCGTCCACGACGGCGGCGACCACGTCATCCTGGTCGGCAGGGTGAAACGCCTGTCATCCCTGCCGGACGGCAAGCCCCTGCTCTACTACAAGGGCGACTACGCCCGCCTGGAGGAGTGA
- the motA gene encoding flagellar motor stator protein MotA translates to MLFIIGSITVLACVLGGYAAMGGHLAVLWQPFEVVIIVGAAIGAFIISNPKTVLGRCGKAMVTLLKGSRYNKESYLELLSLQYQVFKIAKTRGLLALEQHIEKPEESSLFQQFPKFHGDHHAVVFLCDYLRLMSLGSDNPHELENLMDEELETHHQEHAQISGAIQTMADGMPALGIVAAVLGVIKTMGSITEPPEVLGKLIGGALVGTFLGVWISYGFLAPIASSLKAVYEAEAKYFQCMKAGLLAHLHGYAPAVSVEYARKVLLSDIRPTFYEVEEATSALPPA, encoded by the coding sequence ATGCTGTTCATCATCGGCTCCATCACCGTTCTGGCCTGCGTGCTGGGCGGCTACGCGGCCATGGGTGGGCATCTCGCCGTTCTGTGGCAGCCGTTCGAGGTCGTCATCATCGTGGGGGCGGCCATCGGCGCCTTCATCATCTCCAACCCGAAGACGGTGCTCGGCCGCTGCGGCAAGGCGATGGTCACGCTGCTGAAGGGGTCGCGCTACAACAAGGAAAGCTACCTGGAGCTGCTCAGCCTGCAATACCAGGTCTTCAAGATCGCCAAGACCCGCGGCCTCTTGGCGCTGGAGCAGCATATCGAGAAGCCCGAGGAAAGCTCGCTGTTCCAGCAGTTCCCCAAGTTCCACGGCGACCACCACGCCGTCGTCTTCCTGTGCGACTACCTGCGCCTGATGTCGCTGGGGTCGGACAATCCGCACGAGCTGGAAAACCTGATGGACGAGGAACTGGAGACCCACCACCAGGAGCACGCCCAGATCTCCGGCGCGATCCAGACCATGGCCGACGGCATGCCGGCGCTGGGCATCGTCGCGGCGGTGCTGGGCGTGATCAAGACCATGGGCTCGATCACCGAGCCGCCGGAGGTGCTGGGCAAGCTGATCGGCGGCGCGCTGGTCGGGACGTTCCTGGGCGTCTGGATCTCCTATGGGTTCCTCGCCCCGATCGCCAGCTCGCTGAAGGCGGTGTACGAGGCCGAGGCGAAGTATTTCCAGTGCATGAAGGCGGGACTGCTGGCCCACCTTCACGGCTACGCCCCCGCCGTCTCGGTGGAATACGCCCGCAAGGTCCTGCTGTCCGACATCCGCCCGACCTTCTACGAGGTCGAAGAGGCGACGTCGGCGCTGCCGCCGGCCTGA
- the motB gene encoding flagellar motor protein MotB, which translates to MAPPPSQSSGGQQPVVIIKRKKKSRHDAHHGGAWKVAYADFVTAMMAFFLLLWLLNVTTSEQRQGIADYFSPASVSRSTSGSGGVLGGLTITVPGAMISPGSPLNVAQPTPSRAGESDREPDQNSEELYDRAGMSARQIEERALREEMARREQKQFEEAEKTLRKAIEGVPELSQLADSLMIEQTPEGLRIQIVDQANYSMFPLGSAQMYTPTRQLLGLVAQAVGRLPNRLSISGHTDGTRFARGDVYGNWELSTDRANASRRALIAGGIDESRIETVVGRADREHLFQDDPQSPRNRRISIVLLRDAKPPPPRR; encoded by the coding sequence ATGGCGCCTCCCCCTTCCCAGTCGTCCGGCGGACAGCAGCCGGTCGTCATCATCAAGCGGAAGAAGAAGTCCCGCCACGACGCCCACCACGGCGGCGCCTGGAAGGTCGCCTACGCCGACTTCGTGACGGCGATGATGGCCTTCTTCCTGCTGCTCTGGCTGCTCAACGTCACCACGTCGGAACAGCGCCAGGGCATCGCCGACTATTTCAGCCCTGCCAGCGTGTCGCGCTCGACCAGCGGCAGCGGCGGCGTGCTGGGCGGCCTGACCATCACGGTTCCCGGCGCCATGATCTCGCCCGGATCACCCCTCAACGTCGCCCAGCCGACCCCCAGCCGGGCCGGGGAGTCCGACCGGGAGCCCGACCAGAACTCCGAGGAACTGTACGACCGCGCCGGGATGAGCGCCCGGCAGATCGAGGAACGCGCGCTGCGCGAGGAGATGGCGCGGCGCGAGCAGAAGCAGTTCGAGGAGGCGGAGAAGACCCTGCGCAAGGCGATCGAGGGCGTGCCGGAGCTGTCCCAGCTGGCCGACAGCCTGATGATCGAGCAGACACCCGAAGGGCTGCGCATCCAGATCGTCGATCAGGCGAACTATTCCATGTTCCCGCTCGGCAGCGCCCAGATGTACACGCCGACGCGCCAGCTCCTGGGGCTGGTGGCCCAGGCGGTCGGGCGCCTGCCGAACAGGCTGTCGATCAGCGGCCACACCGACGGGACCCGGTTTGCCCGCGGCGACGTCTACGGCAACTGGGAACTGTCCACCGACCGGGCCAACGCCAGCCGGCGCGCCCTGATCGCCGGCGGCATCGACGAGAGCCGGATCGAGACCGTCGTCGGCCGCGCCGACCGCGAGCACCTGTTCCAGGACGACCCCCAGTCGCCGCGCAACCGCCGCATCAGCATCGTCCTGCTGCGCGACGCCAAGCCGCCGCCGCCCCGGCGGTAG